From the genome of Gemmatimonadota bacterium:
GACGAGGTCCGGCGTTTCAAGGCGCACCCGCGTTTCGAGCTCGTCGCGGAGGAGGTCGCGCAGCTCGAGATCGAGCTCGTGCGTGCCGGCCACGATGCGGCCGAGGGCGCCGCGTGCAGCGCGGAGCCGCACGAGCGGCGCGCGACGTCGCTCGAGGCGTTCGTGGACAGCGTGCTCCGCTTCGCACCGCCGCCGGTGCCGGTCACGCCCGTCGTGCCGCTCCCCGCGCCCGAGGTCATCCCCGACCGCGATGGCGACGGCGTCCCGGACGCGATGGACTGCTGCCCCAACACGCCGGCCGGCAAGATGGTCGATGCCAGCGGCTGCCCCGAGCCGACGCCGCAGACGCAGACGGTCCTCGAGGGCCTCGAGTTCGCGATCGACCGCTCGGCGCTGCGTCCGCGCTCCCGCGAGATCCTCGACAGCGTGGTCATCGAGTTGCAGCGGCGACCGACGATCCCGGTCGAAGTGAGCGGCCACACCGACTTCATGGGCGAGGACGACTACAACCGGCAGTTGTCGGCCGCGCGCGCGCGCGCGGTACGCGCTTATCTCGTCGCCAAGGGCGTCGATTCCACGCGGATCACCGCGGTGGGGTACGGCGAGGCCCGTCCGCGCGACACCAACGCGACGTCGGCCGGCCGCCAGCGGAACCGTCGCGTGGAGCTCACCTGGCAGCTCCCGGTCCTCCTCGACCTCCTGCCGTCCTGCGCCGAGCCGACCGCCGAGGTCGCACCGCCGCCGACCGTCGCCGATGTCACCGCGGTCACCCCGAGCGG
Proteins encoded in this window:
- a CDS encoding OmpA family protein → MRIAVVPRRSRLLGALALVGLALACTPAATGPSGLSTSAARITDEAIAGDLALLRAWQQRLDVVAATPSRDPARRYLTAKANAWLAFAREEYWANDRGPVIEESVAQASRLLGVLVLSRPQAVEATTPLISGTRKVRPDLWDEVRRFKAHPRFELVAEEVAQLEIELVRAGHDAAEGAACSAEPHERRATSLEAFVDSVLRFAPPPVPVTPVVPLPAPEVIPDRDGDGVPDAMDCCPNTPAGKMVDASGCPEPTPQTQTVLEGLEFAIDRSALRPRSREILDSVVIELQRRPTIPVEVSGHTDFMGEDDYNRQLSAARARAVRAYLVAKGVDSTRITAVGYGEARPRDTNATSAGRQRNRRVELTWQLPVLLDLLPSCAEPTAEVAPPPTVADVTAVTPSGAAAIRLDAVYFETAMTNLDADAIQRLDRVARELEGRTGYTIDVDGHADDVGFGESNFALSLARAYRVRTYLMGRGIPGERLIVHGYGAERPAVTGRNDAARARNRRVELTFRAAPD